The Pontibacter pudoricolor genome contains a region encoding:
- a CDS encoding M28 family metallopeptidase, which yields MRKTILFSLLLGSIAFSCNENSRQVAEEKTETTTKTQTQVLPDSANLSPALQSINATDILNHTKVLASDAFEGRGPGTRGEDSTVNYLTRQFRKMGLKPGNPNGTYVQEVPMFGFTATPKASFTAGGKTINLNFPTDYVAVSRRFVPTVDVNNSDMVFVGYGIVAPEYGWDDYKGLDVKGKTIVMLINDPPVPSSADKSKLDSTMFGGKAMTYYGRWTYKYEIAAEKGAAAAIIIHETEPASYPYEVVSGSWSRENFDISNPNKNMDKAAVEAWITREKAKQLFTAAGKNFEQLKASAAKKDFKPVALGAKANFSIKNKLREIKSKNVVAKLEGSDPQLKDEYIVYTAHWDHLGKDPNLKGDQIYNGALDNASGTAGLLELAEAYTKLEQKPKRSILFLAVTAEEKGLLGSKYYAENPLYPLNKTLANINMDVLNAYGPTEDVIVIGYGNSELEDVLAQEATLQNRRIVPETSPEKGSYYRSDHFEFAQKGVPALYAKSGVKAINQPADYVQKWQDKYTADNYHKVTDEVRPEWNLDGAVEDLKLFFRVGYTIANTTNYPAWKEGSEFKARRDKMLSQPTDTTKAAGVEI from the coding sequence ATGAGAAAGACCATCCTGTTTTCGCTGCTCTTAGGGAGTATTGCCTTTAGTTGTAACGAGAACTCGCGCCAGGTAGCGGAAGAAAAAACTGAAACTACTACCAAAACCCAGACGCAGGTACTGCCCGATTCTGCAAACCTGTCTCCTGCGTTACAGAGCATAAATGCGACAGATATACTCAACCATACCAAGGTGCTGGCTTCCGATGCATTTGAAGGCCGTGGCCCGGGCACTCGAGGCGAAGACTCTACCGTAAATTACCTGACACGCCAGTTCCGGAAAATGGGTCTGAAACCCGGCAACCCAAATGGTACTTATGTGCAGGAGGTACCTATGTTCGGATTTACAGCTACACCGAAAGCATCTTTTACGGCAGGCGGCAAAACTATAAACCTCAACTTCCCGACAGATTATGTAGCCGTGTCGCGCAGGTTTGTGCCGACTGTTGATGTTAACAATTCGGATATGGTTTTTGTGGGCTATGGTATAGTTGCACCGGAATATGGCTGGGACGATTACAAAGGCCTGGATGTAAAAGGCAAAACTATAGTTATGCTCATTAATGACCCGCCTGTTCCTTCATCAGCAGATAAATCAAAACTAGACAGTACTATGTTTGGCGGCAAAGCGATGACCTACTATGGCCGCTGGACTTATAAGTATGAAATAGCCGCTGAAAAAGGTGCTGCTGCTGCCATCATCATCCACGAAACTGAACCTGCCAGCTATCCCTACGAAGTTGTGTCCGGGAGCTGGAGCCGCGAGAACTTTGACATCAGCAACCCGAACAAAAACATGGATAAAGCTGCTGTAGAAGCCTGGATCACCAGAGAAAAAGCAAAGCAGCTGTTTACGGCCGCCGGCAAGAACTTTGAGCAGTTAAAAGCCTCTGCCGCTAAGAAGGATTTTAAGCCTGTAGCACTAGGTGCGAAGGCAAACTTCAGTATCAAGAATAAGCTGCGCGAAATAAAATCTAAAAACGTGGTGGCCAAACTGGAAGGAAGTGATCCGCAACTGAAAGATGAATATATAGTTTATACCGCACACTGGGACCACCTGGGCAAGGACCCAAACCTGAAAGGCGATCAGATCTATAATGGAGCGCTCGACAACGCCTCGGGTACGGCAGGCCTACTGGAGCTGGCAGAAGCGTACACCAAGCTTGAGCAAAAACCGAAACGCTCTATCCTGTTTTTGGCGGTTACAGCCGAAGAAAAAGGGTTATTGGGCTCTAAGTACTATGCTGAAAATCCTTTGTATCCGTTAAATAAAACGCTGGCTAACATTAACATGGATGTGCTGAATGCTTATGGCCCGACCGAAGACGTGATTGTGATAGGGTATGGTAACTCTGAGCTGGAAGATGTGTTGGCGCAGGAAGCAACATTACAGAACCGCCGGATTGTACCTGAGACCAGTCCAGAAAAAGGATCTTATTACCGCTCCGATCATTTTGAGTTTGCCCAAAAAGGAGTACCCGCGCTTTATGCCAAATCCGGGGTTAAAGCTATAAACCAGCCCGCCGATTATGTGCAGAAGTGGCAGGACAAATACACAGCCGACAACTATCATAAAGTAACCGATGAGGTAAGACCGGAATGGAATTTAGATGGAGCTGTAGAAGATCTTAAACTGTTCTTCAGGGTTGGATATACTATTGCCAATACAACCAACTACCCTGCCTGGAAGGAAGGTTCCGAGTTTAAGGCACGTCGCGATAAAATGCTATCTCAGCCAACCGATACAACTAAGGCAGCAGGTGTAGAAATATAA
- a CDS encoding T9SS type A sorting domain-containing protein — MLLYTQVCSAQANTIKSIKSGDWNTGSTWSSNAPPKAGENVQIIDGHKISLSGIATCANIELIPPANSAKIDEKSELVLESGAVLTTGTLNLNSKNERRYASLVNNGATVTATTLTIGRGSILENAAGRVTVKGNITNNGDITTTVGLLEIGGTYSGSGVFTEGNGTVTFNGTAATGQTITALPYYNLKLAGNNAKAPTANLTISGDLDISPGTNLNTGNYSHRITGNVRNNGTLTSQATSITIGGDLMNTGTISAGSATYTIAGDWNNAGTFTAATSTIVLQGNALQQISGNNTFYNFNFAGTAQAQLQQDIAIVNTINVTNSHLNTLENTIWLGTNATLATPETDASHIIGTVQTSRTLAPAVEEDFGKIGLTLTRNNINPGQITVERLTGVTTEITNGTESVTRQYNITRTDTTNDITALSMTMDLEFLPNELQSKPLGDFKLYNKGKNKEALPVPSSIVNQRTLRHTNSSSFGTYTLASPIMPLPVELMWFKAKRQDRVVVLEWKTASENDNRGFEVQLSTDGQTFETLGFVASKSPDSRVVQQYRFTDSNPVRRQVTYYRLKQLDFSGKFSYTKTQAVSADNSLLIVQASPNPFKDHITFAFEAPAVEVTLTDLNGKPVSTENLTLQHRTPDGYFSLNTSHVKATGMYMLTIKSSDKIYRTKLLKQ, encoded by the coding sequence ATGCTTTTGTATACACAGGTATGCAGCGCACAGGCTAATACTATAAAAAGCATTAAAAGCGGAGACTGGAATACCGGAAGTACCTGGTCGAGCAATGCCCCACCTAAGGCGGGTGAAAATGTGCAGATTATAGATGGTCATAAGATATCTTTATCTGGCATAGCAACCTGCGCAAATATAGAACTGATACCACCCGCCAATAGTGCTAAGATAGATGAGAAGTCGGAACTGGTGCTGGAAAGTGGCGCAGTGCTTACAACAGGCACACTCAACCTGAACTCTAAAAACGAGCGACGATATGCCAGCCTGGTAAATAACGGAGCCACTGTAACAGCGACTACACTTACTATTGGCAGAGGCAGTATACTGGAAAACGCAGCAGGACGGGTTACTGTTAAGGGCAACATAACAAACAACGGAGATATTACCACCACTGTAGGTTTGCTTGAAATAGGAGGAACTTACAGCGGCTCGGGTGTATTTACTGAAGGTAATGGAACTGTTACATTTAATGGCACCGCTGCCACCGGGCAAACTATAACGGCACTACCCTATTATAATCTGAAGCTGGCTGGCAATAACGCTAAAGCACCTACAGCTAACCTCACTATTTCCGGTGACCTGGACATAAGCCCGGGAACAAACTTAAACACAGGCAACTATAGCCACCGTATAACAGGGAATGTCCGGAACAATGGCACGCTTACTTCCCAGGCTACCAGTATAACTATAGGCGGAGATTTGATGAACACCGGCACTATTTCAGCAGGTAGTGCTACCTATACTATTGCAGGAGACTGGAACAACGCAGGCACTTTTACGGCAGCTACTTCAACTATAGTTTTACAGGGCAATGCACTTCAGCAGATTTCAGGCAACAATACGTTTTACAATTTTAATTTTGCAGGGACTGCACAGGCCCAACTGCAGCAGGACATAGCTATAGTTAATACTATTAACGTTACCAACAGCCACCTGAACACATTAGAAAACACGATATGGTTAGGAACAAACGCCACCTTAGCCACCCCTGAAACAGATGCATCGCATATAATAGGTACGGTACAAACCAGCCGCACCTTAGCCCCGGCTGTAGAAGAAGATTTTGGTAAAATAGGCCTTACCCTGACCAGGAATAATATAAACCCGGGGCAGATAACAGTAGAGCGCTTAACCGGTGTAACAACCGAGATAACAAACGGCACTGAAAGCGTAACCCGCCAGTACAATATTACCAGAACAGACACTACAAACGACATTACTGCCCTGAGCATGACCATGGACCTGGAGTTTCTGCCGAACGAATTACAATCCAAGCCACTTGGCGATTTTAAACTATATAATAAAGGCAAGAACAAAGAGGCCTTACCAGTACCAAGTTCTATAGTTAACCAACGTACGTTGCGCCATACAAATTCCAGCAGTTTTGGCACTTATACCCTGGCCTCGCCAATTATGCCTTTACCGGTAGAACTCATGTGGTTTAAAGCTAAGCGCCAGGACCGGGTAGTTGTATTAGAATGGAAAACAGCATCGGAGAACGATAACAGAGGATTTGAAGTGCAGCTGTCTACGGATGGACAGACTTTTGAAACGCTGGGCTTTGTGGCAAGCAAATCTCCTGACAGCAGAGTTGTACAGCAGTACCGTTTTACAGACAGCAACCCTGTTCGCCGGCAGGTTACTTATTACCGTTTAAAACAACTTGATTTCTCCGGCAAGTTCAGCTACACTAAGACCCAGGCTGTTAGCGCTGATAACTCATTACTTATAGTTCAGGCATCGCCAAATCCCTTTAAAGATCATATAACATTTGCCTTTGAAGCCCCTGCTGTAGAAGTAACTTTAACCGACTTGAATGGCAAACCAGTATCAACGGAAAACCTTACCTTACAGCACCGCACTCCAGATGGCTACTTTAGCTTAAACACAAGCCATGTAAAAGCAACCGGCATGTACATGCTTACTATAAAATCATCAGATAAAATATACCGGACAAAGCTTCTGAAGCAGTAA
- a CDS encoding WYL domain-containing protein has translation MNTLLLEELSKAIGARQFVQFTYSGQTYLLEPHLLGQNKTRQDCLCGWSGERVESQGTKVGWHCFLLSDIKNLKILEKRFYKTRPGYDPYDSTMSRIYYRA, from the coding sequence ATGAATACCCTTTTGCTGGAAGAACTATCAAAGGCTATCGGAGCAAGACAGTTTGTTCAGTTTACGTATAGCGGCCAGACATATTTATTAGAACCCCACCTGCTGGGCCAGAACAAAACCAGGCAGGACTGCCTTTGCGGGTGGAGCGGCGAAAGAGTGGAATCTCAAGGTACCAAAGTTGGCTGGCACTGCTTTTTGCTGAGTGATATAAAGAATCTGAAGATACTTGAAAAAAGGTTTTATAAAACACGGCCTGGTTACGACCCTTACGACAGCACAATGAGCCGCATTTATTACCGGGCTTAG
- a CDS encoding 2-oxoglutarate dehydrogenase E1 component: MDKYTYIANAHGDYIDQLYKAYQQDPESVDAGWRKFFEGFEFATAYGENGHEVAEGTVAAPAKGGAVTGVSDKEVAVRNLIHAYRTRGHLRSNTNPVRARKDRKARLDLSDFGLTDADLDTVFQVGDVIGIGAATLRDIEAALKKIYAGPIGFEYMYIRDPEVLEWFKQKVERDSLNFNPGIEYKKRILSKLNEAVVFENFLHTKFLGQKRFSLEGGETTIPALDAAIDKASELGVEEVVIGMAHRGRLNVLANIMGKTYEQIFSEFEGTAVPDLTMGDGDVKYHMGFSSEVITPSGNKVNLKLAPNPSHLEAVNPVVEGFVRAKIDCQYGKDIDKVLPILIHGDAALAGQGIVYEVTQMANLDGYNTGGTIHFVINNQVGFTTDFEDARSSIYCTDVAKVIDAPVLHVNGDDPEAVVFAMRMAMEYRQRYNNDFFIDMVCYRRHGHNESDEPKFTQPQLYNLISKHPNPREVYNKDLISRGEIDAELAESMDKEFRQMLQDRLDMVKQKPLPYNYQQMEKEWQSLRRSKPEDFNQSPETGISPEAVETVGKALTTLPQGFKPLKQIEKLVKERREMFFESKQLNWAAAELLAYGSVLLDGKFVRFSGQDVQRGTFSHRHAVLHDAVTSAPYNSLNYMKEDQGSFEIYNSLLSEYGVLGFEFGYAMANPNALVIWEAQFGDFANGAQVMIDQFISSTESKWQRMNGLVMLLPHGYEGQGPEHSNARPERFLQLAAENNMFVTYITTPANLFHFMRRQLALPFRKPAINMSPKSLLRHPAVVSPLKDFTSGGFREVIGDNFATPKSVKKVLLCSGKVYFDLLEEQQKNKRKDVAIIRLEQLAPFPKVQLESEFSKYKNAKIYWVQEEPENMGAWTYILRIMRNSVEDVIARKASASPATGYLKVHAKEQQELIARAFAI, translated from the coding sequence ATGGATAAATATACATACATCGCCAATGCGCACGGCGATTATATTGATCAGCTCTATAAAGCTTATCAGCAGGATCCGGAATCTGTTGATGCCGGATGGCGCAAATTTTTTGAAGGTTTTGAATTTGCCACAGCATATGGCGAGAACGGCCATGAGGTTGCTGAAGGCACAGTAGCTGCTCCGGCTAAAGGAGGCGCTGTTACCGGCGTATCTGATAAAGAAGTTGCTGTTCGTAACCTGATTCATGCTTACCGCACACGCGGCCATCTGCGTTCTAATACAAACCCGGTTCGTGCCCGCAAAGATCGCAAAGCAAGACTTGATCTTTCTGATTTCGGCTTAACAGATGCTGACCTGGATACAGTTTTCCAGGTAGGCGATGTAATTGGTATTGGTGCAGCTACCCTTCGGGATATTGAAGCAGCTCTCAAAAAGATTTACGCAGGCCCTATCGGCTTCGAATACATGTACATCCGCGACCCGGAAGTGCTGGAGTGGTTCAAGCAAAAAGTAGAACGTGATTCCCTTAACTTTAACCCGGGCATCGAATACAAAAAGCGCATTCTTTCCAAACTGAATGAAGCGGTAGTTTTTGAAAACTTCCTGCATACGAAGTTCTTAGGTCAGAAGCGCTTCTCCCTGGAAGGTGGCGAAACAACTATACCTGCACTGGATGCCGCTATTGACAAGGCGTCTGAACTTGGTGTAGAAGAAGTAGTGATTGGTATGGCGCACCGTGGCCGCCTGAATGTGCTGGCCAACATTATGGGCAAAACCTATGAGCAGATTTTCTCTGAGTTTGAAGGTACTGCCGTTCCGGATTTAACTATGGGCGATGGTGACGTAAAATACCACATGGGCTTCTCTTCAGAAGTTATAACGCCATCCGGTAACAAAGTTAATCTGAAACTGGCACCTAACCCATCGCACTTAGAGGCCGTTAACCCGGTTGTAGAAGGCTTTGTACGTGCCAAAATTGACTGCCAGTACGGCAAAGACATAGACAAGGTGTTGCCAATACTGATACACGGCGACGCAGCGCTGGCTGGCCAGGGTATTGTATACGAAGTTACGCAGATGGCTAACCTGGATGGCTATAATACGGGCGGTACCATTCACTTTGTGATCAACAACCAGGTTGGTTTCACGACCGACTTCGAAGATGCCCGTTCCTCTATCTACTGTACGGATGTGGCCAAAGTAATTGATGCACCTGTACTGCACGTAAACGGCGACGATCCGGAGGCTGTGGTATTTGCGATGCGCATGGCAATGGAGTACCGTCAGCGTTATAATAACGATTTCTTTATTGATATGGTGTGCTACCGCCGTCATGGTCACAACGAGTCTGACGAGCCTAAATTTACGCAGCCGCAACTATACAACCTGATCTCGAAGCATCCGAACCCACGCGAGGTTTATAACAAAGACCTGATCTCTCGCGGGGAGATTGACGCTGAGTTGGCTGAAAGCATGGACAAGGAGTTCCGCCAGATGCTGCAGGACCGCCTGGACATGGTGAAGCAAAAGCCATTGCCTTACAACTACCAGCAAATGGAAAAAGAGTGGCAGTCGCTTCGCCGCTCTAAACCGGAAGATTTTAACCAGTCTCCTGAAACCGGCATCTCTCCTGAAGCTGTTGAAACAGTTGGGAAAGCGCTGACAACATTGCCACAGGGTTTTAAACCACTGAAGCAGATAGAGAAGCTAGTAAAAGAGCGCCGAGAAATGTTCTTTGAAAGCAAACAGTTAAACTGGGCTGCTGCCGAATTGCTGGCCTACGGTTCTGTGTTGCTTGATGGAAAGTTTGTTCGTTTCTCCGGGCAGGATGTGCAGCGTGGTACGTTCTCGCATCGCCATGCTGTGTTGCATGATGCGGTAACCAGCGCGCCTTACAACAGCCTGAACTATATGAAAGAGGACCAGGGCTCTTTCGAGATCTACAACTCCCTGCTTTCTGAATACGGTGTGCTTGGTTTTGAATTCGGTTATGCCATGGCTAACCCGAATGCACTGGTTATCTGGGAAGCGCAGTTTGGTGACTTTGCCAACGGAGCCCAGGTAATGATCGACCAGTTCATCTCTTCTACAGAGTCTAAGTGGCAGCGTATGAATGGCCTGGTAATGTTGTTGCCGCACGGTTACGAAGGGCAGGGGCCAGAGCACTCAAATGCCAGACCTGAACGATTCCTGCAGTTAGCTGCCGAGAACAACATGTTTGTTACTTACATTACAACGCCAGCCAACCTGTTCCACTTTATGCGTCGCCAGTTGGCATTGCCATTCCGCAAGCCGGCTATTAACATGTCGCCAAAGTCGTTGTTACGTCATCCTGCTGTCGTTTCTCCGTTAAAGGACTTCACATCAGGAGGGTTCAGAGAAGTGATCGGTGATAACTTTGCTACACCTAAATCGGTTAAGAAGGTGTTGCTGTGCTCAGGTAAAGTTTACTTTGATCTACTGGAAGAGCAGCAGAAGAACAAGCGTAAGGATGTCGCGATTATTCGCTTAGAACAGTTAGCGCCGTTCCCGAAAGTGCAGTTGGAATCAGAGTTTAGCAAGTATAAAAATGCTAAAATATACTGGGTACAGGAAGAGCCTGAGAACATGGGCGCCTGGACCTATATCCTGCGCATTATGCGTAACAGTGTAGAAGATGTGATTGCTCGTAAAGCAAGTGCATCGCCGGCAACCGGTTACCTGAAAGTGCACGCCAAAGAGCAGCAGGAACTGATCGCCCGCGCGTTCGCTATATAA
- the odhB gene encoding 2-oxoglutarate dehydrogenase complex dihydrolipoyllysine-residue succinyltransferase: protein MSLEVKVPVVGESITEVTIAQWLKKDGDRVEMDEVIAELESDKATFELPAEAAGILRIVAQEGETINVGAVICTIDQDGAATAPSAPAAKTEAAPAQAAAQPAAATATVVGETVEMKVPTVGESISEVTIASWLKKDGDFVQMDEVIAELESDKATFELPAEAAGTLQIVAQQGDTVEIGGLLCRITPGGAGSAVANAEANAKQEAATQQVAQAVSAPSGAQTYASGTPSPAAGKILAERGINAADVQGSGRDGRITKEDAQNAQTRPAAQAASAPAAKQEPSAPATTGDRNQRREKMSSLRRTVARRLVTVKNETAMLTTFNEVDMKPIMDIRAKYKDKFKEVHEVGLGFMSFFTKACTVALKEWPAVNAQIDGNDMIFSDFVDVSIAVSSPKGLVVPVIRNAEQLTLDGIEKEVVRLAKKARDGKLSIEEMTGGTFTITNGGVFGSMMSTPIINAPQSAILGMHNIVQRPVAINGQVEIRPMMYLALSYDHRIIDGRESVSFLVRVKELLEDPMRLLLGV from the coding sequence ATGAGCTTAGAAGTTAAAGTGCCTGTCGTAGGTGAGTCGATCACTGAGGTAACTATAGCCCAGTGGCTGAAAAAAGACGGTGACCGCGTGGAGATGGATGAGGTGATTGCGGAACTGGAATCTGACAAAGCCACATTCGAACTGCCAGCCGAAGCCGCAGGCATTTTACGCATTGTAGCACAGGAAGGCGAAACCATAAATGTTGGTGCCGTAATCTGCACAATAGACCAGGATGGTGCAGCTACTGCTCCATCAGCTCCTGCTGCTAAAACCGAGGCCGCTCCGGCACAAGCTGCTGCTCAGCCAGCTGCCGCAACTGCTACCGTAGTCGGTGAAACCGTTGAGATGAAAGTGCCAACTGTAGGGGAATCAATTTCAGAAGTAACTATAGCCAGCTGGCTAAAGAAAGACGGCGACTTTGTGCAAATGGATGAGGTAATTGCTGAACTTGAATCTGATAAGGCTACGTTTGAATTGCCTGCAGAAGCTGCCGGTACGTTACAGATAGTTGCTCAACAAGGAGACACTGTAGAGATTGGTGGTTTGCTTTGCAGAATTACGCCGGGTGGTGCAGGCTCAGCAGTTGCTAATGCTGAGGCAAATGCCAAGCAGGAAGCTGCTACCCAGCAGGTAGCTCAGGCTGTTTCCGCTCCGTCGGGTGCGCAGACGTATGCTTCTGGTACGCCATCACCGGCTGCGGGCAAAATATTAGCTGAAAGAGGTATAAATGCTGCTGACGTACAGGGTTCTGGCCGTGACGGACGCATCACAAAAGAGGATGCTCAGAACGCACAGACAAGACCTGCCGCACAAGCTGCTTCCGCTCCGGCTGCAAAGCAAGAGCCTTCTGCCCCAGCTACAACAGGCGATAGAAACCAGCGCCGTGAGAAAATGAGCTCGCTGCGTAGAACTGTAGCACGACGTCTTGTAACTGTTAAAAACGAAACGGCTATGCTAACTACCTTCAATGAGGTAGATATGAAGCCGATCATGGATATCAGAGCGAAGTATAAGGACAAGTTTAAAGAAGTGCATGAAGTAGGTTTAGGCTTTATGTCGTTCTTTACCAAGGCTTGTACCGTTGCTCTTAAAGAGTGGCCTGCCGTAAATGCGCAGATCGATGGCAATGACATGATCTTCAGTGATTTCGTGGATGTGTCTATCGCTGTTTCGTCGCCGAAAGGTCTGGTAGTTCCGGTTATTCGCAACGCAGAGCAGTTAACGCTGGATGGCATTGAGAAAGAAGTTGTGCGCCTGGCTAAAAAGGCACGCGACGGTAAATTGTCAATCGAAGAGATGACAGGGGGTACTTTCACGATCACCAACGGTGGTGTGTTTGGTTCCATGATGTCTACACCGATCATCAACGCGCCGCAGTCGGCTATATTGGGTATGCATAACATCGTGCAGCGCCCGGTTGCCATCAACGGGCAAGTGGAGATCCGCCCAATGATGTACCTGGCCCTTTCTTACGACCACCGCATCATCGACGGCCGTGAGTCTGTAAGCTTCCTGGTACGCGTAAAAGAGCTGCTGGAAGATCCGATGCGCTTATTGCTTGGCGTATAA